A window of Streptomyces sp. Je 1-332 genomic DNA:
GTCGTTCATGCCGGGCACTGTCACGAGGACTTCGCTACGCGCGTCGCGGCCCCCGCGGGCTCCGCGATTCCGGACCTCGCGTACGCGGACCCTTTCGACGACCGCGACTGACACGGTGGTTCGGACCGTGACTGAGACGACGGATCCCGGGACCACGGTGGCTGACGAGTCCGGTGACACGTCCCGCTGACGAGTCCCGCTGACTCAGGCTGAATCCCGTCGCCCTCCGGGTGAGCGGCTAGGCTCGCGCCCGTACGCCCAAGACGTACGAAGAGCCACGCTGTAAAGCCGCATCCGGGAGACACCCAAGATGGCCAAGAAGCGCCCTCAGACCAAGGGCAAGCAGCCGCAGCTGACGGACGGGCAGGTCCCTGTCGTCGGCGCCCGCGAACCCTGCCCCTGCGGTTCGGGCCGCCGTTACAAGGCCTGCCACGGCCGGGCCGCCGCGCACGCGGTGACCGAGCTCGTGCAGCGCCCCTTCGAAGGCCTGCCCGGCGAGGGCGACTGGGTGGCGCTGCGCGAGCTCGTCCCGGCCGCGACCGTCGAACTGCCCCTCAAGGACGGGCTGCCCGACGGCGTGCCCTCCGTCTCCCTGGCGACCGTCCTGCCGATGGCCTGGCCCGCGCTGCGCCGCGACGACGGCTCGGTCCTCCTCGGCCTGCAGAACGACACCGCGTCCGGCGACATCAGCCGCGACCTCGCCGACACCCTCCAGCGCGCCCTGACCGCCGAGCCCGGCTCCCCGGTCCAGGCCCGCCGCGCCCCCGCCGACGGGCCGCGCCTGCAGGATCTCCTCGACCCCGAGGGCCCATTCGAGCCGGTCGTGCACGCGGGCTTCGAGTTCTGGGTCCCGGACTCGGAGAACGCGTCGACGGAGGTCTCCGCCTCCCTGGAGCGGGCGAACGCCGCCGCCATCCCCACCGTGAAGCTCTCCGGCGTCGACTCCGCGTACTGGTGCGAGACTCCGGAGAAGAACCACCTGCGCTGGGTCATGCCGCACCCCGAGGAGCAGCTCCTGGACGCGCTCGCCCGGCTGCACGCGGCCGGTACGTCGAGCCTCGGCGACGGCACCCGTCTGGTCGGGTCCTTCCGGGCGCACGGCCTGACGGTCCCGGTGTGGGACCTGCCGAGCGGCATGGGCGCCGAGGACATCGAGAAGCCCGCCGCGGAGTTCGCCGACCGGCTCGCGAAGGCGCTGGGCAGCGACGCCCCGCTCACGCCGGAGGAGCGCCGGGCGCGCGGCGGTCTCACCAACCGCCAGGTGACGCTGAGCTGACCCACCAGTCAGTCTGTTGGTACGGGTGACTCCCGTCACAACTCCCCGTCACCGCAGGTAAATCCCTGTCTGGATATCCGAGATCGAATTTGCCCAGAGCAGATCTCTTGTTACCGTTCAGGTAGCCCGGTTGCTGGTGCATCCCCCGTCGCCAGCAACCGGGCGCTTTCATGTCCGGCCCGCAGTCAGGCCCGACCCGCTGGCTCAACTGGCCTCCGGCCGCGCGGAATTGCTCCCGGAGCGCAGGAGCAGCGGTCCGCCGCTCCCGTCCGCGAACTCCACCACCGCCGCATACTCCTCGGCATTCCCGGCCGTACGCTCCCGAGGTGTATCGCAGGCCCCCGGTTCGTCAGCGGCGCCGACCTCGCAGTGCATCTGGACGGTGCGTCCGCCCGGCCCCATAACGGTCAGTACGGCGCTCAGCTCATCACCGGTCGTGTTGCGGTAGTACGTGCGCCCCCAGGTGTCGTGCCCCTGGGTCAGGACACACGTCTGGGCTTCGATGCCCTTGGGGGAGGTGAGTTCGGGGCCGCACTGTGCGGCGTTGTCGAGGCCGAGCCCCTTGAGCAGCGAGGCGTCGTCCGCGGCCCGGCTGCTCGAAGACCGGCCATCCGAGGGTCGCTCGCCGGAAGACGCGCCCTCCGTAGAGGGCCGTTTCGAAGTCGGCCTCTCCGTGGAGGGCTGTTTCGCGTCGGAATCCGGTACCGCCCCCGATGCCGCGTCCGCCGGCCGCTCCGGCGGCCCGGCTTCGGGGCCGCCGTCGCCCACCGGCCCCGCGGACGCGCCGGCGAGCGGCAGGAGAACCGTAATGGCCACGACGCCCATGAGCGCGATCAGGCGGGGGTTCATGGGGCCTGACACTAACGAGGTTTGCCGGGCGCCCGGCTCGCCGCGCGCCCATTTCCCCTACAACTCGGGTGCGCTCACACCCGTACGAGTGAGGGCGTCGACCACCGCGTCCACCACGGCCTCGACATCGGGCACCCACGGCGCCGCCGAGCCGGGCAGCGGAGCCCGCTCCCAGCGCACCGGTCCCTGCCCCGTCCCGGAGGGCGGCAGCGCGAGATAGCCACCCTCTCCGTGGAAGCGCAGCGAGCCCGGCACGTAGTCCTTGGCGTACAGCAGTTCGCCCAACTGCTCCATGGAGTACGGCGCTACGAGCAGGAAGAGGCGGGCGGGGGTCGCCACGACGGGGCCGAGCCTGATGCCCATCTCGTCGAGTGCGGCCAGGGCGCGCGCTCCCGCGACCGCGGGCAGGCTGACGGCGCACGGAGCGCCGACGCCGGTGGCGAGCACGATGGGGGCGTCCGGGCGGTTCGTCCACCACCAGCGCACCATGCGCTCGTCGGTCGTCGCGGTCAGCAGACCGGGGTCGAGGGGGTGGGCTCCAGGCACTGTGCAGTCGGGGTCGGGGCAGGCGCAGCGGGTGCCGTCTCGCCGGTCGAGTCCGACGCCCGGGACCACGGGCCACTTCCATGCCGTGGCAAAGGTCAGGGCCGCGCCGATCAGACCAGGACTCTGGTCAGACTTCCTGCCGGTGAGCCTGGACAGGAGCCTGCGTCGCCTTCCGAGGATCTCGCGCATGAGCGCTCGTTCCTTTCCGTTTACACGCCGAGGAACACGGCGGGCCACATCGACACCATGTGTGGATCACTTCGCTGTGCGTAGAACTGGCGCATCACACCCCAGCCTGCGGCATGGGGAACCCCTAAGGGCCGAGCGTTAGCGTGGCGTGGGGTGGCGGTGCCTGGCGTTTGCTGTCCCGCGTACTTCTTCGCCGCCTCCCCCACGGGAGGATGGGGCACGGTCGTCGTGAGTTAAGACGCCCAGGTCCGTCGCCAGGTTCCGGGCGGATCTCAACTGCCCCTGGTCATCACCGAGTACGTACCCATCACGGCCGCTGTGACGCGCCTCCCGTGCCTGAGGGCCCGGGAGTGCCCCTTGTTGAACAATCCCAGTCGATCGCAATAGGCCGTCACCTCAGGCACTTTTGAGCCAAGTTACCAAGATCGCGAAACGCCACAGAATTCCCATGGACACCAGGAATCCCAGCTGGACAATGCTGGACATCCCCTAACCAGTGCGTGTAGATGTGGAGAACATTGCTAGCGGCGCAGAATGACATGGGGGTTTGCGATGCTATTGAGCAATACGCACCGGCCGGAAAGCCGTCAGCCATGAACGCTCCGCACCTCCCGAAAGTGGCCGGAATCGATTCAACTGTTCCGCCACAAGACCACACTGTCGCGCCCGTCCCACAGGCCCAGGGCGCACCGGCCCTCATGATCCAGGACCGGCTCGCGGGCTGGATCTCCGATCTGACCACCCTGCAGGAGCTCACCGAGCGCCTCGCCCGCACGGCCGCCCTCGACGAAGCACTGCACGAACTGCTGCGCGCCGGAGCCGCCCTCGTCGGGGCGCGCCGCGGCCTGCTCGTCCTGGAGCCCTCCGACGGGCTCGGCCCCGACACCACCGTCGGCCTCGGCCTGACCCGCGCCGACCTCGGCCACATCGAGACGGTCCCCCGCGCCGCCACCGCCTTCGGGCGGCTCCTCGACGCACCGCCCGCACCCCCGGGCGCGGAGACCGGCATCGTCAACGCCGATCTGCTCGCCGACAGCACCCTCGACCCCCGGCACCGCGAGGTGGCCGCCCGGCTCGGCTACGCCGCGAGCTACGCCCTTCCCCTGTCCACCGAGGCGGGCCGGATCGGCGCCGCCGTCTGGCTGTACGACGAGCCCGCGGAGCCCGGCGAGCGACAGCGCCACCTCGTCGGCCTCTACGCGCGTCAGGCCGCCGAGCATCTGGCGCGTCTGACCGAACTGGACCGCGCCCGTACGACGGAGGTCACCCTGCGCGAAGAGCTGCTGCCCTCACGCCTGCCGCGGGTCGCCGGGGTGCGGCTCGCCGCGCGGCACCGCACCTCGGCGCTCGGAGGCGGTGACTGGTTCGACGCGCTGCCGCTGCCGGACGCCGCGCTCGGCCTCGCGGTCGGGTCCGTCACCGGGTCCGGGCCGAGCGCCGTCGCCGCGATGGGGCGCCTGCGGGCCTCCTTGCGGGCGTACGCCGTGATGGAGGGCGAGGACCCCGTCGCCGTACTGTCCGATCTGGAGCTGTTGCTGCGGCTCACCGAGCCCGCGCGGTCGGCCACCGCCCTCTTCGCGTACTGCGAACCGGCGCTGCGCAAGATCGTCCTTGCGGGAGCGGGTCACAGCCCGCCCCTGGTGATCGGGGAGCGGCGCACGGAGTTCGTGGAGACCTCGCTCTCGGCGCCGCTGGGCATGCTCGCCTGCTGGGAGGCGCCGAGCGTGGAGTTCCAGACGCAGCCGGGAGAAACGGTGCTTCTCTATACGGACGGGCTGCTGCACCGCACCGGGGACGCCATGGACCGCGCCTTCGCGCGGCTGCACTCGGCGGCGGCGAGCGTGCCGAAGCCGGTGCGCGAGGACCCGGACGCGCTGGTCGATCACGTCCTGCGGGCGGTGCTGCCGGACGGGCTCGACTCGGTCGCCAGCGACGAGGACGTGGTACTCCTTGCGGCCCGTTTCGAGTGACCCCCGCAATACGGCATGTAATGGGCCTTCCGGCTCTGGGCCCCCTTCCGTACGCCCGTACGATGGAGGGGGCCCAGTGTCGTACATAGGAGGCAGATCGTGTCGGAGGAGCTCAATCCGGAGAACCCGGAGACCCCGGAAGACCTGGAGATCGAGTCCGAGGAAGAGCCGATCAAGCAGCGCAAGAACGGCCTGTACCCGGGAGTCTCCGACGAGCTCGCCGAGAACATGAAGTCCGGCTGGGCCGACACGGAGCTGCACGACCTGCAGCCGATCGCCCAGGCCGAGCACACCGCCGCCCGCCGTGCCGCGCTCTCCGCGCGCTTCCCGGGCGAGCGCCTGGTGATCCCCGCGGGCAATCTCAAGACCCGCTCGAACGACACGGAGTACGCCTTCCGCGCCTCCGTCGAGTACGCGTACCTGACCGGCAACCAGACCGAGGACGGCGTCCTCGTCCTGGAGCCGACGGACTTCGCGGACGGCACGAGCGGCCACGAGGCCACCATCTACCTGCTGCCGCGTTCCAACCGTGAGAACGGCGAGTTCTGGCTGGACGGCCAGGGCGAGCTGTGGGTCGGCCGCAGGCACTCCCTCACCGAGGCCGGGACGCTGTACGGCATCCCGGCGTCCGACGTGCGCGAGCTGCCCGAACAGCTGCGCGAGGCAACCGGCTCCGTCCGGGTCGTCCGTGGCTACGACGCGGGCATCGAGGCCGCGCTGACCGACAAGGTCACCGCCGAGCGCGACGAGGAGCTGCGCGTCTTCCTCTCCGAGGCCCGTCTGGTCAAGGACGAGTTCGAGGTCGGCGAGCTGCAGAAGGCGTGCGACTCGACGGCCCGTGGCTTCGAGGACGTCGTGCGCGTCCTCGACAAGGCCGAGGCGACCAGCGAGCGCTACATCGAAGGCACGTTCTTCCTGCGCGCCCGCGTCGACGGCAACGACATCGGCTACGGCTCGATCTGCGCCGCGGGCCCGCACGCCACGACGCTGCACTGGGTGCGCAACGACGGCGCCGTGCGCGCCGGGGAGCTGCTGCTGCTCGACGCCGGTGTGGAGACGCACACGTACTACACCGCCGACGTGACGCGCACGCTGCCGATCAACGGCCGTTTCGACGCGCTGCAGCGCAAGATCTACGACGCCGTGTACGAGGCCCAGGAGGCCGGCATCGCGGCGGTCAAGCCGGGCGCCAAGTTCCGCGACTTCCACGACGCCGCACAGCGTGTCCTCGCCGAGAAGCTCGTCGAGTGGGGCCTGGTCGAGGGCCCGGTCGAGCGTGTCCTGGAGCTGGGTCTCCAGCGTCGCTGGACCCTGCACGGCACCGGTCACATGCTTGGCATGGACGTCCACGACTGCGCCGCCGCGCGCCGTGAGACGTACGCCGACGGTGTCCTGGAGCCCGGCATGTGCCTGACCGTCGAGCCCGGCCTGTACTTCCAGGCGGACGACCTGACGGTGCCCGAGGAGTACCGCGGCATCGGTGTGCGGATCGAGGACGACATCCTCGTGACGGCCGACGGCAACAAGAACCTGTCGGCCGCGCTGCCGCGGCGGGCGGACGACGTCGAGGCGTGGATGGCCGAGCTCAAGGGCTGACAGCCTTCTCCGTCCTCTTAGACCGGGCCTCTTCTGTAAGAAGGGGCCCGGTTTCGCGTTCTCCGGCAGGATCTAGCGCTCATCCTCGCCCGCCACCTTGGCGGTGCTCAGGGCGATGCGGTTCCAGGTGTTGATGGTGAAAATCAGGGCCAGGACGTGGGCCAGTTCCGTCTCCTCGAAGTGCGCCGCCGCGCGGGCGTAGACGTCGTCGGGGACACCACCCTGGTGGACGAGCGTGACGGCCTCGGTCAGGTCGAGGGCCGCCTGCTCCTTCTCGGTGAAGAAGTTCCTGGCCTCGCGCCATACGCCGACCATGTGCAGCCGCGCCTCGTCCTCGCCGGCCTTGCGCGCGTCGGAGGTGTGCATGTGGAGGCAGTACGCGCAGCCGTTGAGCAGCGAGGCACGGATCTGGACCAGCTCGACCAGGGCCGGGTCGAGTCCGTCGCGGGCGGCGGCGTCGAGTCCGATGACGGCCTTGAAGGCCTTGGGGGCGGCCTTGGCGAAGTTGAGGCGGGGGGTGGGGTCGAGGGTCTGCGTGGGGGTCTGTGTGGCGGTGTGAGCGGCGGTCTGTGTGGCGGTCTGTGTGGCGTTCTCGTTGTTCGTCATGACCATGAATCTACGGGTGCGATAGACCTCGGATAGGGTGCATTTCCATGGTGGAATCGTGGGTCAATCTGGCCGAGCGCATCGGGAGTGACCTGCACCTGGAGCTCTCCGGGGCGGGTGGCCGCCGCGCCGTCCTCATCCGTGCGCTGCGTGACGCCGTGCGCGAGGGGCGGCTCGCTCCGGGGACGCGGCTTCCGCCCTACCGCTCCCTCGCCGCCGACCTGGGCATCGCCCGTAACACCGTCGCCGACGCCTACGCCGAGCTGGTCGCCGAGGGCTGGCTGACCGCGCGGCAGGGCTCCGGCACCCGAGTGGCCGACCGGGCGGCGCCTCCCGCCCGCACCCGTGTCCCCAAGCGGGCACCCGCCCGGCCCACGACGCCCGCCCCGCCCGCGTACGACCTGCGTCAGGGACAGCCGGACGCGGCGTCCTTCCCGCGCACCGCCTGGCTCGCCGCGGCCAAACGTGCCCTCAACTCCGCGCCGAACGAGGCCTTCGGGCCCGGGGACCCGCGAGGGCGCGTCGAGCTGCGCAGGGCGCTCGCCGGGTGCCTGGGGCGTGCGCGCGGGTGCGCGCCGATCCGGAGCGGATCGTGGTGTGCTCCGGGTTCGCGCACGCCCTGCGGCTGCTGTACGGCAGCGGGGGAGGCGGGATGCTGCGAGGGCCCCTGTCCGTGGAGTCGTACGGGCTCGGTTTCCATCGGTCGATCCTCGCGACCGCGGGCGTACGGACGGTCCCGCTCGGCCTCGACGAAAAGGGCGCCCGGATCGAGGAGTTGACCGACAGTCAGCGAACCCGCGGTGTACTGCTCACGCCCGCACACCAGTTCCCGACCGGCGGCCCCCTGCACCCGACCCGACGTGCGGCGGTGGTCGACTGGGCGCGCACCCGCGGCGGCCTCGTCCTGGAGGACGACTACGACGGCGAGTTCCGCTACGACCGGGAGCCGGTGGGTGCCGT
This region includes:
- a CDS encoding DUF5926 family protein — protein: MAKKRPQTKGKQPQLTDGQVPVVGAREPCPCGSGRRYKACHGRAAAHAVTELVQRPFEGLPGEGDWVALRELVPAATVELPLKDGLPDGVPSVSLATVLPMAWPALRRDDGSVLLGLQNDTASGDISRDLADTLQRALTAEPGSPVQARRAPADGPRLQDLLDPEGPFEPVVHAGFEFWVPDSENASTEVSASLERANAAAIPTVKLSGVDSAYWCETPEKNHLRWVMPHPEEQLLDALARLHAAGTSSLGDGTRLVGSFRAHGLTVPVWDLPSGMGAEDIEKPAAEFADRLAKALGSDAPLTPEERRARGGLTNRQVTLS
- a CDS encoding bifunctional DNA primase/polymerase, whose product is MREILGRRRRLLSRLTGRKSDQSPGLIGAALTFATAWKWPVVPGVGLDRRDGTRCACPDPDCTVPGAHPLDPGLLTATTDERMVRWWWTNRPDAPIVLATGVGAPCAVSLPAVAGARALAALDEMGIRLGPVVATPARLFLLVAPYSMEQLGELLYAKDYVPGSLRFHGEGGYLALPPSGTGQGPVRWERAPLPGSAAPWVPDVEAVVDAVVDALTRTGVSAPEL
- a CDS encoding PP2C family protein-serine/threonine phosphatase encodes the protein MGVCDAIEQYAPAGKPSAMNAPHLPKVAGIDSTVPPQDHTVAPVPQAQGAPALMIQDRLAGWISDLTTLQELTERLARTAALDEALHELLRAGAALVGARRGLLVLEPSDGLGPDTTVGLGLTRADLGHIETVPRAATAFGRLLDAPPAPPGAETGIVNADLLADSTLDPRHREVAARLGYAASYALPLSTEAGRIGAAVWLYDEPAEPGERQRHLVGLYARQAAEHLARLTELDRARTTEVTLREELLPSRLPRVAGVRLAARHRTSALGGGDWFDALPLPDAALGLAVGSVTGSGPSAVAAMGRLRASLRAYAVMEGEDPVAVLSDLELLLRLTEPARSATALFAYCEPALRKIVLAGAGHSPPLVIGERRTEFVETSLSAPLGMLACWEAPSVEFQTQPGETVLLYTDGLLHRTGDAMDRAFARLHSAAASVPKPVREDPDALVDHVLRAVLPDGLDSVASDEDVVLLAARFE
- a CDS encoding aminopeptidase P family protein, which gives rise to MSEELNPENPETPEDLEIESEEEPIKQRKNGLYPGVSDELAENMKSGWADTELHDLQPIAQAEHTAARRAALSARFPGERLVIPAGNLKTRSNDTEYAFRASVEYAYLTGNQTEDGVLVLEPTDFADGTSGHEATIYLLPRSNRENGEFWLDGQGELWVGRRHSLTEAGTLYGIPASDVRELPEQLREATGSVRVVRGYDAGIEAALTDKVTAERDEELRVFLSEARLVKDEFEVGELQKACDSTARGFEDVVRVLDKAEATSERYIEGTFFLRARVDGNDIGYGSICAAGPHATTLHWVRNDGAVRAGELLLLDAGVETHTYYTADVTRTLPINGRFDALQRKIYDAVYEAQEAGIAAVKPGAKFRDFHDAAQRVLAEKLVEWGLVEGPVERVLELGLQRRWTLHGTGHMLGMDVHDCAAARRETYADGVLEPGMCLTVEPGLYFQADDLTVPEEYRGIGVRIEDDILVTADGNKNLSAALPRRADDVEAWMAELKG
- a CDS encoding carboxymuconolactone decarboxylase family protein: MVMTNNENATQTATQTAAHTATQTPTQTLDPTPRLNFAKAAPKAFKAVIGLDAAARDGLDPALVELVQIRASLLNGCAYCLHMHTSDARKAGEDEARLHMVGVWREARNFFTEKEQAALDLTEAVTLVHQGGVPDDVYARAAAHFEETELAHVLALIFTINTWNRIALSTAKVAGEDER